In a single window of the Manis javanica isolate MJ-LG chromosome 16, MJ_LKY, whole genome shotgun sequence genome:
- the LOC140846726 gene encoding LOW QUALITY PROTEIN: uncharacterized protein (The sequence of the model RefSeq protein was modified relative to this genomic sequence to represent the inferred CDS: inserted 2 bases in 2 codons; substituted 4 bases at 4 genomic stop codons), with the protein MGQTVTTPLSLMLDHWTEVRMRAHNLSVEVKKRPWQTFCTSEWPTFDVGWPLEGTFDLSILLAVKAVVFQDSPQGHPDQQPYIAVWQELVENPPPSVKPWVQKKMGPRVLVAQTQPQSKKKETTKVHPDTQDLLMVDDPPPYPPAPPAPPAPALPTPPVPGAEAVGPAPGPAQGTQRRXGATLDPXGIFPLWSYGAPILGEEGDPPFQPLQYWPFSSTDLYNWKANHPPFSEEPQRLTGLIESHMFSHQPTWDDCQQLLQVLFTTEXERILLEARKNVPGADVRPSQLPIDIERGFPLTRPNWDFNSPEGSERLTIYHQALMAGLHRAARRPTNLAKVREVSQGATEAPAVFLECLMXAFRQYTPFDPTSEEHSTPVALAFIGQSAPNIRKKLQRLEGLQDLSLKDLVKEAEKVYHKRETEEEKELRKEKEREGKEEKRDRKHEKNLTRILAAVVEGRGRPPSSGRASKTGYLGNRTPLEKDQCAYCKEKGHWVKECPKKPPRGPPKKVLSLLEDEDXGRLGSEPLPEPRVTLKVXGQPVEFLVDTGAQHSVLTQARGPLSGKKSWVIGATGQKQYAWTTRRTVDLGVGRVNHSFLVIPECPTPLLGRDILTKVGAPISFQAEETQVTNREKKPLSLSMLTIKLEDEYCLFKEPKPSRIGQEWFDQFPGAWAEMVGMGLAVNQPPVVIELKASALPVNNSQPLFAFEWKDTSTGTTGQLTWTRLPQGFKNLPTLFDKALHQDLVFYRASNPQQAFHDIKRALLSAPTLVLPDVTKPFVLFVDEWSGVAQGVLTQQWGPWKRPVTYLSKKLDPMDVERQNDSLPNLAPESRSCGIHPARHPKPGYSAP; encoded by the exons atgggacagacagtgacgacccccctcaGTCTGATGCTAGATCATTGGACAGAAGTAAGGATGAGGGCACATAATTTGTCAGTAGAAGTTAAGAAaagaccatggcagactttctgcaCCTCCGAGTGGCCCACATTTGATGTTGGGTGGCCCCTGGAGGGGACCTTCGATCTCTCCATTttactagcagtaaaagctgttgtttTCCAGGACTcgcctcaaggacacccggatcagcaaccttACATTGCAGTCTGGCAGGAGTTGGTGGAGAATCCACCACCCtcggtaaagccctgggtgcaaaagaaaatgggccctcgggTCTTAGTTGCCCAGACCCAACCTCAGAGCAAGAAAAAAGAGACCACCAAAGTTCACCCAGACACTCAAGATTTACTcatggttgatgatccccctccttaccctcctgcccctcctgcccccccaGCCCCGGCACTGCCGACACCTCCAGTCCCTGgtgctgaggcagtagggccggctccaggacctgcccagggaactcAGCGCCGCTGAGGGGCTACCTTGGACC CCGGTATTTTTCCTCTCTGGTCTTATGGGGCTCCCATCCTCGGAGAAGAAGGGGACCcacctttccaacctctgcagtATTGGCCATTTTCCTCCACCGATTTATATAactggaaagctaaccaccctcctTTTTCAGAAGAACCGCAGAGACTAACTGGGCTGATAGAGTCCCATATGTTTtctcaccagcccacttgggatgactgtcagcagcttttgcaggtgctcttcaccacag GAGAAAGGATCCTCCTGGAGGCACGAAAGAATGTGCCTGGAGCCGACGTACGACCATCGCAACTCCCTATTGatatagagagggggttcccactgaccagacccaactgggactttaattctccagaaggtagtgagcgactaaccatctatcacCAGGCTCTGATGGCGGGTCTCCACAGAGCCGCGAGGCGCCCCactaatttggccaaggtaagagaggtcagtcaGGGAGCCACTGAGGCACCCGCAGTGTTCTTAGAATGCCTGATGTAAGCCTTTAGGCAGTACACTCCCTTTGATCCTACTTCTGAAGAGCATAGCACtccagtggcccttgcttttatcggacAATCAGCACCCAACATTAGGAAGAAGCTTCAGAGATTAGAGGGCCTACAAGATTTATCACtgaaagatttagtgaaagaGGCTGAAAAAGTTTATCACAagagggagactgaggaagagaaggagttaaggaaggagaaggaaagagaaggtaaagaggaaaagagggacaggaagcatgagaaaaatttaacaaggatcttggccgcagtagtagaaggtAGGGGACGCCCACCCTCTAGTGGCAGAGCTAGCAAGACAGGGTACCTGGGCAACCGGACCCCTTTAGAGAAGGACCAATGTGcatactgcaaggaaaaggggcactgggtgaaagaatgccctaagaagccaccgaggggacctccgaagaaggtgttgtctctgctagaggatgaagattagggaagacTGGGCtcagagcccctccccgagcccagAGTAACCCTGAAGGTgtaggggcaacccgttgagttccTGGTAGACACtggtgctcaacattctgtactgacccaagctagggGCCCCCTctctggcaaaaagtcttgggtgaTCGGGGCTACGGGCCAGAAACAATATGCGTGGACTACCCGaagaacagtagacttaggagtgggacgagtaaaccactcattccttgtcataccggaGTGCCCCACACCCCTGTTAGGAAGAGACATATTGACCAAAGTAGGAGCCCCAATATCCTTTCAAGCTGAAGAAACTCAAGTGACTAATCGAGAAAAGAAACCTTTGAGCCTAAGTATGTTGACCATAAAATTAGAGGATGAATActgcctttttaaggaaccaaaACCCTCCCGAATTGGTCAGGAGTGGTTTGACCAGTTCCCAGGGGCCTGGGCGGAGATGGTGGGTATGGGGCTTGCTGTGAACCAGCCCCCtgtggtcatagaattgaaagcttCAGCCTTACCAGTAaat AATAGCCAACCGCTGTtcgcttttgagtggaaagatacctccacaggaactactgggcAATTGACTTGGACTCGTCTGCCACAAGGATTTAAGAATTTGCCCACCCTCTTTGACAAGGCTCTACACCAGGACTTGGttttttaccgagcctccaacccacag CAGGCCTTTCATGATATTAAGagggccctcctgtcggcacccacTCTGGTGTTGCCGGACGTGACAAAGCCGTTTGTCCTCTTCGTGGATGAATGGAGCGGGGTAGCTCAAGGAGTgctgacccaacaatggggaccttggaagagacctgtcacCTACTTGTCAAAGAAACtggaccca ATGGATGTCGaacgccagaatgactcactaccaaaccttgctCCTGAATCACGATCGTGTGGAATTCACCCCGcccgccatcctaaacccggctacTCTGCTCCCTGA